In the genome of Delphinus delphis chromosome 15, mDelDel1.2, whole genome shotgun sequence, one region contains:
- the CHP2 gene encoding calcineurin B homologous protein 2 — protein sequence MGSCSSRAARIPDVDCIQRETGFSQASLLRLYHRFRALDKNEKGYLSRVDLQEIGALAVNPLGDRIIDSFFPDGSLQLDFPGFVRVLAHFRPVDVEDLRNRDPQEPEPLNSRMNKLRFAFQLYDLDRDGKISRHEMLQVLRLMVGVQVTEEQLESIADRTVQEADEDGDGAVSFLEFAKSLEKMNIEQKMSIRILK from the exons ATGGGCTCCTGCAGCTCCCGCGCCGCCAGGATCCCCGACGTGGACTGCATCCAGCGGGAGACCGGCT TCTCGCAGGCCAGTCTGCTCCGCCTCTACCACCGGTTCCGAGCGCTTGACAAGAATGAGAAGGGCTACCTCAG CCGCGTAGATCTGCAGGAGATCGGGGCGCTGGCCGTGAACCCTCTGGGAGACCGCATTATAGACAGCTTCTTCCCTGACGG gagtCTGCAACTGGACTTCCCAGGCTTTGTCAGAGTCCTGGCTCACTTTCGACCTGTAGATGTTGAGGACCTCAGAAACCGGGACCCCCAGGAACCCGAGCCCCTCAACAGCAGAATGAACAAACTTCGCT TTGCATTCCAGCTCTATGACCTGGATCGAGATGGAAAGATCTCCAGGCATGAGATGCTCCAG GTACTCCGGCTGATGGTTGGGGTACAGGTGACAGAAGAGCAGCTGGAGAGCATTGCCGACCGCACAGTGCAGGAAGCCGACGAAGATGGGGATGGCGCTGTGTCCTTCCTGGAGTTCGCCAAG TCCTTAGAGAAGATGAACATCGAGCAGAAAATGAGCATCCGGATCCTGAAGTGA